From one Streptomyces sp. R41 genomic stretch:
- a CDS encoding zinc-binding dehydrogenase — protein sequence MVRAAVLPAVGAPLEIAEIDLPDPGPGQVRVRLAAAGVCHSDLSLSDGTMRVPVPAVLGHEGAGTVVAVGEGVTHVVPGDGVVLNWAPSCGSCHACSLGEVWLCANALTGAGEVYAHRASDGSDLHPGLNVAAFAEETVVAAGCVLPVPDGVPLADAALLGCAVLTGYGAVHHSAKVRQGETVAVFGVGGVGLAALRAARIAGASKIVAVDVSPEKESLAREAGATDYVVASDNTAREIRALTGKQGVDVAVECVGRAVTIRTAWDSTRRGGRTTVVGIGGKDQQVTFNALEIFHWGRTLSGCVYGNSDPARDLPVLAEHVRAGRLDLGSLVTDRIALEGIPAAFDNMIAGKGGRALVVF from the coding sequence GTGGTTCGCGCTGCCGTACTTCCCGCCGTGGGCGCTCCGTTGGAGATCGCCGAGATCGACCTGCCGGACCCCGGCCCCGGCCAGGTCCGCGTGCGGCTCGCCGCCGCCGGGGTCTGCCACTCCGACCTCTCCCTGTCCGACGGCACCATGAGGGTGCCCGTCCCCGCCGTCCTCGGCCACGAGGGCGCCGGCACCGTCGTGGCCGTCGGCGAGGGTGTCACGCACGTCGTTCCCGGCGACGGTGTCGTCCTCAACTGGGCGCCGTCCTGCGGAAGTTGTCACGCCTGCTCGCTCGGCGAGGTCTGGCTGTGCGCCAACGCGCTGACCGGCGCCGGGGAGGTGTACGCGCATCGCGCCTCCGATGGGAGTGACCTCCACCCCGGCCTGAACGTCGCCGCGTTCGCGGAGGAGACCGTCGTGGCCGCCGGATGCGTCCTGCCCGTACCGGACGGCGTACCCCTCGCCGACGCCGCCCTCCTCGGCTGTGCCGTCCTCACCGGATACGGCGCCGTCCACCACTCCGCCAAGGTCCGGCAGGGCGAGACCGTCGCGGTGTTCGGGGTCGGCGGGGTGGGGCTCGCGGCTCTCCGGGCCGCCCGGATCGCGGGCGCTTCGAAGATCGTCGCGGTCGACGTCTCGCCCGAGAAGGAGTCCCTGGCGCGCGAGGCGGGCGCGACGGACTATGTCGTCGCCTCCGACAACACCGCACGCGAGATCCGCGCCCTCACCGGCAAGCAGGGCGTCGACGTGGCCGTCGAGTGCGTGGGCCGCGCCGTGACCATCCGCACCGCCTGGGACTCCACCCGGCGCGGCGGCCGCACCACGGTCGTCGGCATCGGCGGCAAGGACCAGCAGGTCACCTTCAACGCGCTGGAGATCTTCCACTGGGGCAGGACGCTCTCGGGCTGCGTGTACGGCAACTCCGACCCGGCGCGGGATCTGCCGGTGCTGGCGGAGCACGTCCGCGCCGGCCGCCTCGACCTCGGCAGCCTGGTCACCGACCGGATCGCCCTCGAGGGCATTCCGGCGGCCTTCGACAACATGATCGCGGGCAAGGGCGGGCGCGCCCTGGTCGTCTTCTAG
- a CDS encoding aldehyde dehydrogenase family protein, with protein MKAQDGMYIDGAWRPAAGADTIEVVNPVDEQVIGRVPAGTPEDVDTAVRAARAAFPGWAATPPAERAAKLTALRDVLVARKDEIAETVTAELGSPLPFSQTVHAGVPIAVAGSYAELAATYPFEEKVGNSTVYQEPVGVVGAITPWNYPLHQIVAKVAPALAAGCTVVLKPAEDTPLTAQLFAEAVAEAGVPAGVFNLVTGLGPVAGQALAEHPDVDLVSFTGSTAVGKRIGATAGAAVKRVALELGGKSANVILPSADLAKAVNVGVANVMSNSGQTCSAWTRMLVHTARYDEAVELAAAAAAKYGDRIGPVVSAKQQARVRSYIEKGVAEGARLVAGGPESPRDQGYFVSPTVFADVTPDVTIAQEEIFGPVLSIIRYEDEEDAVRIANGTVYGLAGAVWGDDEAEAVAFARRLDTGQVDINGGRFNPLAPFGGYKQSGVGRELGSHGLSEYLQTKSLQF; from the coding sequence ATGAAGGCACAGGACGGCATGTACATCGACGGCGCCTGGCGCCCCGCCGCCGGCGCGGACACGATCGAGGTCGTGAACCCCGTCGACGAGCAGGTGATCGGCCGGGTCCCGGCGGGCACCCCCGAGGACGTCGACACCGCCGTACGGGCCGCACGCGCCGCCTTCCCCGGGTGGGCCGCGACCCCGCCCGCCGAACGGGCCGCGAAGCTCACCGCCCTGCGTGACGTGCTCGTCGCCCGCAAGGACGAGATCGCCGAGACCGTCACCGCCGAGCTCGGTTCGCCGCTGCCGTTCTCGCAGACGGTGCACGCGGGCGTGCCGATCGCGGTGGCGGGCTCGTACGCCGAACTGGCGGCGACGTACCCCTTCGAGGAGAAGGTCGGGAACTCGACCGTCTACCAGGAGCCTGTAGGTGTCGTCGGCGCCATCACACCCTGGAACTACCCGCTGCACCAGATCGTCGCCAAGGTTGCCCCGGCGCTCGCCGCGGGCTGCACGGTCGTCCTGAAGCCCGCCGAGGACACCCCGCTCACCGCCCAGCTCTTCGCGGAGGCCGTGGCCGAGGCGGGTGTCCCGGCCGGTGTCTTCAACCTCGTCACCGGCCTCGGTCCGGTCGCCGGTCAGGCCCTCGCCGAACACCCGGACGTGGATCTGGTCTCCTTCACCGGCTCCACGGCGGTCGGCAAGCGGATCGGCGCGACGGCCGGCGCCGCGGTCAAGCGGGTCGCCCTCGAACTCGGCGGCAAGTCCGCCAACGTCATCCTGCCGAGCGCCGACCTGGCCAAGGCCGTCAACGTCGGCGTCGCCAACGTGATGTCCAACTCCGGCCAGACATGCAGCGCCTGGACCCGCATGCTGGTGCACACCGCGCGGTACGACGAGGCGGTCGAGCTGGCCGCGGCGGCTGCGGCGAAGTACGGCGATCGCATCGGCCCGGTCGTCAGCGCCAAGCAGCAGGCACGGGTGCGGAGTTATATCGAGAAGGGCGTCGCGGAGGGCGCCCGGCTCGTCGCGGGTGGCCCCGAATCTCCCCGCGATCAGGGGTACTTCGTCAGCCCGACCGTCTTCGCCGACGTCACACCCGACGTGACGATCGCTCAGGAGGAGATCTTCGGACCGGTGTTGTCGATCATCCGGTACGAGGACGAGGAGGACGCCGTCCGGATCGCCAACGGCACGGTGTACGGGCTCGCGGGCGCGGTGTGGGGGGACGACGAGGCCGAGGCGGTCGCCTTCGCGCGGCGGCTCGACACCGGGCAGGTCGACATCAACGGCGGACGGTTCAACCCCCTTGCCCCGTTCGGGGGTTACAAGCAGTCGGGGGTCGGGCGCGAGCTGGGTTCGCACGGGCTGTCCGAGTACCTCCAGACCAAGTCCCTTCAGTTCTAG
- a CDS encoding DUF3574 domain-containing protein, with translation MTPHSGTRARLGAMTATALLAVGAPAAYALLDDPDPQVPVRGEAYIESRLFFGTERPDGGAAVTDRQFMAFVDKEVTPDFPNGLTVQNGRGQWRDAHGTIERERSYALILLYPVTQARASDKKIEEIRIAYEKAFAQESVARVDDRTRVDF, from the coding sequence ATGACTCCGCACAGCGGCACCCGCGCCCGTTTGGGCGCCATGACCGCCACCGCCCTGCTCGCCGTCGGCGCCCCGGCCGCGTACGCCCTCCTCGACGACCCCGACCCTCAAGTCCCGGTCCGCGGTGAGGCGTACATCGAGAGCCGGCTCTTCTTCGGCACCGAACGGCCCGACGGCGGCGCGGCCGTCACCGACCGGCAGTTCATGGCCTTCGTCGACAAGGAGGTGACGCCGGACTTCCCGAACGGGCTCACCGTGCAGAACGGGCGCGGGCAGTGGCGGGACGCGCACGGCACGATCGAGCGCGAGCGGTCCTACGCGCTGATCCTGCTGTATCCGGTGACCCAGGCACGCGCGAGCGACAAGAAGATCGAGGAGATCCGCATCGCCTACGAGAAGGCCTTCGCCCAGGAATCCGTGGCCAGGGTGGACGATCGGACCAGGGTCGACTTCTGA